In the genome of Carettochelys insculpta isolate YL-2023 chromosome 25, ASM3395843v1, whole genome shotgun sequence, the window tGCACTGGACTCGGTCCCAGAAGGCGCAGAGACCTACAGCCTAACCCCCAGGAATGCGTGACCCACAAGGATGCTgacacactgaagggattctccCGGGAATCCTGGGGTCCAGCGGGCATTGGCCTGTGAGTCTGCAACCCTgctcagcaactccactgtgaagtggcagcgcCTGAAAATGGAACTGAGATGCAACGATCGCAACAACGGTGAGAAAGAGAGCGGCAGCATGaatgtgcaatggcagagctgagggttaaggaaactcccgCAGGGGTGAGCCACgatgggggcagggaaccctggactgcctggagctctgaaccgaacggcctgccacagctcaaggagggaaggagcgattccaacctaTAGTCTGCTAGTGGCCGGGACAGGtctgtgaagagttttccaggcctgggccgaggaagggtGCCTGTGTGTCCGTGCAGAAAAGCAGcctgtccactgggaatggcaagctgtctgtgagagaagctggcTCACCTTTTGGGCGTGTGTCTGAGAtcagccagaggggctgggacagaggagaaTGTCTCCggttgtctgtctgtgttgaacagcagcagcgtGCCTGGGCAGAGAGCGGGGCCTGCATTTGaaaaaaggtgccaatgaggaaactagtccattgtctgaggaaggctcccccagcctgtggtggctggagagggaaccacgaAAGAGCAcaccaggtgtgactctgaatccagctatggtggctggaacagagggaatgtctctgggatgggcagtggcatccctgataaggacgctgGTCTTTTGTGCAAGGAAGGTGCTTCTACTTCTGGGGAAGCTAGTTCTTTGCCTGAGCCTAGGGTGACTCAAAATGGTGGTacgatcccagagctggatctgagtgcagctgaagccagaAGGAATTGGCTGTGGCCCAAGGGAGCAGGGCCCCTGTAAAGCCAGATGGAGGTCAATTGTCGTTTGAGGGAACTTCTGAGGAAGGGGCTCCCCCCGGGAATTTCCCTGAGCAGTCTGTGGTAACTGCAGGGAATGTTAAAGGAGAGCGATCAGGGAAGCTGCTTGCTGTAGAAGGCAGCAGTTTGTTCGGGAAGAAGTTTGTCTCATTTCCTGATGcacaggacctgcctgagtgtgaaaccactggctgtgctctgtaaGGGTCCGGAGCAGATGGTGTAAAGGTGTCTCAGGGATTGGAAGCTGGTCCAGGTAAAGTGAAAGCTGTAAGAAAATGTGAACAGCCCTGTGATACCCAAGTGACTGGGTGTGACCAGCTTACTGGGAGTGTGGTCCTGAGCCAGGTCGCTGGAGTAAGTGAACAGAATGGGTCTCAGGTTCAAAGAAAACATTGTGCGGCTAAGTATGTGGAGcagaacagctgcacagtcaatctctgtaggatgcaagAGAGGGCCAGcgattccccatctccagatgctgggaaCACTTGTATTCTTGTGATgcactccacttctgattccatggggaggctggagctggagctggaaggacaaaggagctgtgggcctggtgggccagtaaggggtaAACAGGGATTCCCTCAcatggattctgcgtctgggactcacaaagcaactttcagacAGCAGTTTGGTATCTGAGAaaatgcaaatttccagactggctgagAGGAGGGAGCCtcccagagcatcagcaatgGCCTAGGcattgttagaagggagggcacacccagagagaccAGATTCCCATCACACAGGGCAAGGGGGAAGATTAGAACTTGGGTGTGCAAAGGAAAGCCTGAGCCATTTAACCCTAATATTACAGAATCTCCAGGAGGTTCAGCCatggttgtggtctaccaaagagcaacgtaaatgtacaatTGCTCACGCTGACAGCTGTAACCAATGGGGGTGCTGCTACCacaagctgtagaattgtaccatgtactgactGCTTTGAAAGAACCATGCAATGTGTTGAcgttgatgtagaagcatgaattctatgttgaaggagtttgtaattctgaaatgtcaccattggtccctgtaactagtcttgcaacctctcagtgagaaggaacattccaaacctattgtgtggcatggaaaaggaaactgaggctcaCAACCATGTTGGTGgtatggctaaatgccaagggtggaaagcatttgtaccttcctttaccggacagtgactgaattccaaacattacCTGGAGCAGCTGTACAGattggtgggcagacagggcagggcccaagaCCAGAGAGGAACTGTTTGATTTGCAGgtcctggagcagctgtatgggctctgcctgcccgacttgagcacgtggctgacggaccagaggccaaagcagggagaccaaccaaccggAGGGAGCCAatgggacttgcctggctgcatcacataaaggggccaatgccaagctcctgatgtggagcctctccctgcagcattatgacatggaggtggtaacatcaaggggagcaccgagggtgcagccgatgccctgtcatggGTGGatggccccgaacttccccaggtcaccagctgaGGGACCccactcagttcagtctggaagagggagagatgtgatgtagtgggggatacatgtgagtggctcacagagggtggggggctcctgctgacggtaacctaggcgaccaggtgatacctctggactgcagacaaagggggagctggagcctgagggTTTTTAATTAGAACTGGGAGTTGAAAAGCcattagtctgggctgagggagagagagagaggagggggccaggccctagctcagggggccccttggggcctcctctccccaaagtggattggactggctgtctctgtacgacgctgtgccctCTTGGCTAacaaacccgctgttctcctgctgagtgagagtcactccttccTGCGGACgggctgcagagcctggggacccccgcACTCCATGACATGTGCCCAACCCCCAGAGGGTCCCACCTACCTGGTGACAGGATCGAGGAGTTGGTGATGCCCACATTGTTGGCTGCGCTGAAAGAGAAGTTCTTGGCCACGCTGCTGAGCTGTACTTGCACAGTGTGGTTCGTCAGCCAGGGGTAGCTCTTGGTGTCCAGGATGAGGAAGTCGGACGTATTCACCATCACATGCCCATCCTGGTCTATCCAGGTGATGCTGGCTGGGGGATTGGCGCGCACCAGGACAAAGAGAACCATGAAGAGCCCTGGGTCCTTGGCCTCCTGATACTTAGCATTCATCTTCATGATCTCCGGTTTAACTGGGTAAGAAACAAACCAAATACATATGAGACAAAGCTGGCCCCCAAGTGCGAACTTAGTGATCTCTGACCCTGGAGAGGCAccagggtctagtggttagagctgggacaGGGTCTGGGGTCTAGGGTTATAGCAGGAATCTGGGGGTCAAGGAtcctggctgtggcaggggcttGTGGGCTGAATTTTGTCTCATGTCTCATCAGTGGGAGGGACAACCTCTAATTTCATGTTTGTGCCACACTTTAACGAGGAGGCGTTATCATCATTAGTGATGGATTCAGGTCACTTTCTGCTGTTCTCTGCACATCTGACTGCCGGGGCTCAATCCCTCCTAGAGCTCCCACTGGCCCCAATTAGCTGCTAACCAGAATGACAGCCACCTTGCAGCTGGACAGAGCACTCAGGACACTGTACTATtaaccccttcccacccagcGCCAGCCTTAGCTGCTCCTTGGTTCAGACACAAAAGCATGGGAGGGTGGGATGTTCTCCCCCAGACCACCCTGTCTACCTGCACAGGAGCCAGCTGAGAGAGCGCCTCATCTCTCGTCAGCATCTCCATTCAGAGGAGCTGGATCTAATGCCTCCTCATGCCTCTAGGGAAATGCATATGGTGCAGCCTGTAGGGTGAAACTCCCAAATTCGTGATGCACATTATGGTTTCTATTAAGACCCCTCACTCTTATGCCTAATTCCATAGTCTGGTATAAGACCTAACTCACTCATAACATGTATCCTGGTTTACAAATAGACCTCGTGTGAGGAGGAACTTACAAGCAAGACCTGAGCTTTCCCATCGTCTGGAGAAAGAGCTAATAACCACAGCAGCTGTGCTCCAAGGCCAAGGCCAAAGTCTGTAAGACAAGTCTGAGCTGCCAGGGATGAGCCACCCTCCTCCCCTTCAGTATTCTCTACAAGACACTTCCCTAGTTCACTAACCCAGGGCCTGGATACAAGAACAGTGTGCTACAAATAAGTGATGTCTGTTATGTACTCTCgttttattttaactccttcagatATGGACCTGTGGATCATGCCCAGTTGAACAAAGGGCTCATTACGCCCATGGATACATACGTGGGACTAgaatcataagaacggccatactgggtcagaccaaaggtccatccagcccagcagcctgtctgctgacagtggccagtgccaggcgccccagagggggtggaccaagacaatgatcaagcgatttgtctcctgccacccatctccagcctctgacaatcagaggccaggggcaccattcctacctttggctaatagccttttatggatctaacctccatgaatttatctagctctttcttaaattctgttatagtcccagccttcagagtctcctctggcaaggagttccacagattaactatgcgctgagtgaagaagaactttcttttattagttttaaacctgctacccattagtttcatttggtgtcctctagttcttgtattatgggcacaagtaaataacttctccttattcaccctctccacacctgtcagaaTTTTATatcctctatcatgtcccccctcagcctcctcttttctaaactgaaaagtcccaatctttttagcctctcttcATACAGGACCTGtcccaagcccctaatcattttagttgcccttttctgaacctcttccagtgccaggatatctttttctAGGTGAGCAGACCACtgctgtacacagtattcaagatgtgggcgtaccatagatttatacaggggcagtaagatactccttgtcttattttctatcccttttttaataatacctaacatcctatttgcctttttgactggcTCTGCACACCGCACGGATGTTTTCGAacaactatccacaataactccaagatctctttcctgattagttatagctaaattagcccccgcCATATTGTAAGcacagctggggttattttttccagtgtgcacattaccttacacttacccacattacatctcatttgccattttgtcgcccagtcactcagtttgatgagatctttttgaaggtcttcaccgtctgcctttgtcttgactatcttgaacagtttagtgtcatctgcaaactttgccacctcactgctcatccccttctccagatcatttatgaataaattgaacagggcTGGTGCTAGgacttgggggacaccactagttacccctctccattcagaaaatttaccatttctgCCCACCCTctgtctgtttcctgtcttttaaccagttctcagtccatgaaaggaccttccctcttatcccaggacaacttaatttacataagagcctttgatgaggtaccttgtcaaaggctttctggaaatctaagtatactatatccactggatcacctgtctgcatgtttgttaagcCCTTCAAAGAACCAATGCATATATTGTTTAAACAAATGACTAAAGAAAAAACCGTCTGTGTGTTGTCtaaaatgttgcatgtaaattacGGCTTTTTGTGCTCATCATGTCTTGCTGCCAGCTCCTATCCGGGGGCCGGGACCTCTCACCGCCCATCGACAGCCTATAAAATCACTTGTAACCTATTGCTCACCAGTGCTTCACTGAGCCTAGCCTGACAGGCAAGGCGGCATCCACCAGCGCTGGgcgtaataaaccctcctgcctgAGTCTACACGGCAGCCAGACTTTGTTCCCACAGTGCCCAAGATACTGCGTCAACCCCAGAACTCTCTATGACCAGCTGCCGCTGCTTGGGGCACTCAAAGCTGCGAGTCGGGACTAAGGTGCAGCAGCTAAGGGGGGAGCAAAGTGGAAGGGCTGGGACAGTGCgggcaggactgaggggcacaggcagagggaggggagaagtgggACTGGACCAGCCAGGGGACATGGACATTAGCGGAGCTGTGAcggggcagggggcacagggctggaatagcagggcTGGCAAGTGGGCCTAAGGAGTGCGTTTGGGGAGCGTGCCACGTCCGAGTTCATGGTCTCTCCCCTGCTAAGGGCCCGAGCCCATATGGAGCAGGAAGCCTGGTGAAGCCCAAGGGGCTGCGCTTACACTGCACGTTGAGGAGCACAGAGGCGTTGGAGGTCTTGCCGGAGGCCGGGTCTGTCAGGGAGCAGTTCAGCTCCCGGTCTGCGCGCTGCGCGGTCACAGTAAAGGTGCTGGAGCTCTGCTCAAAGGCCTCAGCCAAGGTGCTCAGCACCGTGGAACCATTGGTCTCCTGCTTCCTGCCGTTCAGGTACCAGGTGAGCATGGGCGCAGCCTGCCAGCTATCCACCCGGCAGGTGAAGTCCCGACTCTCATCCTCCTGCATGGTGCTCACCAACAGCGACTGCCCATTGATCTTGGGATCTGGCTCCCCAGTCCCTGCCAGGCAATCAGGAGGGAAAAGCCATCAAAGCAGCACACTCAAGCCCGGAGAACATCCTGTCCCCTCCTACCCCTGCTCCAGACGCCCCCGGAATCCAGTTCCCCAACCCAGAAACTGGCCCTAGGCAGCTGGAACAAGTCCCTGGAGACCCTCAGTCTAAGTTGGGCTGCTCCGAACTGACCAAGACAGCAGTGAGGGGGCTTGGACTCAGGCCATCCTaggcacaggaggctgcagcaCACCAGGGGAGGAACACTTCCCTCACCGAAGCAGGGAGCTTGGTCTGGTGCCTGTTCACTCAGTTTGAGGGGGACCCTTGCAAGCTGGGATGGAGAAAggggtcaagtccagccccaaaACTGCATGGGCACCCCATGCACAGGAGCCAGACCTGCCCAGCACCACACAGGGACAGGGACTCTCCTCCATGGAAGGGCCTTACTTACCTGACTGCACCAGTACCCCAATGTGCAACAGCAGCAGCGCATGAGAGCAGGCGGCATGGCAGCTGGCCAGGTTCCCGGGGAGCCCCATCTGTGCTCCAGTCTGGTCCCCAGTCTCACCAATGCCCCAGCGCTAGGAGTcagacataagaacggccacacggggtcagaccaacggtccatctagcccagtgtcctgtctgccgatggtggccaatgccaggtgccccagagagagtgaccAGAACTGGTGACCATCAAATGATCCACCCCTtggtcacccattcccagcttctggcagacagTGGCTAGAGATACCATCCCCGCCCAGCCTCGCTAActagtattgatggacctaagctccatgaatttatctagttctggtTTGAGCTTGTTAAAGTTCTGATCTCCacaacctcctccagcaaggagttccacaggtcgactgcgttgggtgaagaaaaacttccttttgttagtttaaaacctgctactcattaatttcattcggtgaccccctagttcttatatcaCGGGAACATGTAAGTAACTTTTCTTTACTCGCTTTTTCCACATCagccatgattttacagacctccaccctatctccccttagtctcttttctaagctgaaaaatcccagccTTTTTAAATCTCCCTTCAGCTGGcccctgttccaaacccctaattgtttgtgttgcccttttctgaacctttcccaaagccaatatatcttttttgagatgaggtgaccacatctgcatacagtattcaagatgtgggcgcaccAGGGACTGCGTTCAGGCAATGaaatattctctctctcattctctatCCTAAcaagctgtttgcttttttgactgccactacaCATGgaagggatgttttcagagacctatgACAGACAGTATCTGAATGCCATGGTGATGCCACTCATCACGTGCGCTCTGGCGGACCCCCCCGCACTAGTGAATGTGGGTCTGTGGCCATGCGAGGGTGAAGGCTGCCCCAGGTGTTAGCTGGGTGAATAGTCCAATGCATCTGACCAggcagctctcccccagctgtCGCTGGGGCACTGATACTGGTGGGTGAATAAATGCTATGTGGCCCCTGCTACAACCTGGAGACCTGCAGAGCCCAGTCCATCACTCTGAGCATCACCTCCCGGCGCACCCCAGCCAAGCCAGGCGTCCACACTGCAAATGCCGGTCATAACAAACGCCCCACAGTGCCTGCCTTCCCTGTGCCCATGGCAGGCAGTCATGGACAGGGCTCACACAGGCTGTTTGGTGGGCACAGACAAGGACTACACAAGGGCACAGGCAGGCACAGATGGGGGCTGACACACCCAGGGGGAGACACACCGAGAGGGCACAGGAAAGCACACACTGAGCTTGCACACATGGGGGGGCCGCACAGGTAGGCACACGGTCCCCTTTCTCCCCCCCCGGACTCCTCCAGGGGCACAGGCAGGCACAGACAGAATACACAGAGAGACACACAGGAGCTCACAGGTCTCTCACACATGCAGACACATGCAGGGTTCAGGCACTAGTGGGCAGGCGTATGCAGGGCTCGCTCACAAGCACACACAGAAGCAGGAACACCGGGGGGGGACACGGGAAAGGAACGCACGGTCCTTGTGCACCCAGGGGGGCAAGAGAAACTACATACAGTCCTTGCACACCCTGGTGGGCCACAGGAAGGCACATACAGTCCTTGCgcaccatggggctgggggacatGGAAGGCACACACCATCCTTGCACACCCAGCGGCACAGGGGAAAAAACACAGTCTTTGCACACCAAGGGAGACACAGGAAGGCGCACACAGTCCCAGAGGACACAGGAAGGCATGCACGCTCCTAGCACTCCCAGAGGGCACAGGAAGACAAGCACAGTCCTTGCACACCTTGGGCACGGGAAGGCATACGCAGTCCTTGCACACCCGGGGGGTGGAAAGGCATACGCAGTCCTTGCACACCCGGGGGGTGGAAAGGCACGCACAGTCCTTGCACACCCGGGGCACGGGAAGGCATACGCAGTCCTTGCACACCCGGGGGGTGGAAAGGCACGCACAGTCCTTGCACACCCGGGGCACGGGAAGGCGCACACACTCCTTGCACGCCCGGGGGGcctctccctcaccccccccgccccggtcaGCCCGGCCGTGCGGAGCAGCCCCCGGCCCGCTCGGTTACCTGGCTCACGCGGCGGCCGCAGGGGCCGGCTCCAGGGTGCGGCTGGCTCCGCGCCCGCCCGCTGCAGTCCCGGCCTCGCTCGAGAGCCGCTGAGCCCGGCCGCGGGGCGCGGCAGGTTCGCCAGGGCCACAGCCCGGGAGCGGGGGTCGAGCCGGGCCCGGGAGCGCCGCCTccggtgggtggggggcagcgctggggcggGAGCTCGGCCGGGCCCTGGCGGCGGCGGGCGCCGGACACACCAGGGCGCCCTCGAGTCGCTCCCGGCGCTCAGCCCCGGCCGGCGGCGGCGGGCCCAGGGCGGCCCCTGGCGGGAGGCgctggctctgcacccagccccacaggCGGGAGCTCGAAGGGACTCGGCCCAGGTCCCCCAGCGAGTCGGGGGTAGCGCAGGGGATTGAACCCTGGACCCAGGAGCTGGCTGGCGGCtaccggccccggccccaggcctCAGCGGAGCGCCGCGAGCAGCAGAGCCTGCTGCCTACCTGGGCTCGGCCAGGCGGAGGGGAGAGGGTGTTCAGAGCGCTGCCCTAGGCCGGGGGAAAGCTCAGTAACTGGACCACTGGAGCCCAACGCCCGTCAAACAAGAGTTTATTTGGCTAGGGGGAAACAGCCAGAGCCAAAGCCGGGTCAGCTCTTCGCCGGAGCAGCGAGTCTGAGCAACAGCCAGGGGGGAGGCCCGTCCAGAACATGGGGCGATTCTGATCCACTCCTCCGATTCTAAAGCTTTGCTAGAAACAACGCCTGCTGCCCGAGGAGGGGGTGACCTGGAAGCAGCCTGTGACAAACAGTGCAGAGGCTGCAAGGACCTAGATGCCACAAAGCTCTGCAGGAGACAAACTTCCCCGTAAACATTTGGCTGCTGCTCAGGATCCACCAGTCGAAGCTGCCTTTGCCCTAGGGGAGAGGTCGGGATTTTGTGTGGGCGGGTGGAGGGCAACGTGTGAGCCTTGCCCAGCAGAACGATTCGTTGGCAACCCTTCCTGGAAAGATGGGctctagctgttgccctggatgTCTGGGTTCTGCAGCTTCCTCATCATTTCCAGCAGCATCCGGTTGCAGAGTGCTGAATAGGGGTTCATCAGGACCAGCTGGCGCCGAGCGAAGGtgctgcccaggctggctgcctgctcaAAATCGTGCCTGGCCTCTTCCTCATGCCCCTGCAGCAGGTTGACAAGGCCTCGCTGCATGAAGCACTGGCACGCCACAGGGCCTGTGCCCCTGCTGAGGTGcagggctgtgtccaggtccTGCAGGGCACCTGTGTGGaggcagaagagaagaaaggTGAACTCTGCCTGGCCTTGGCCAGGGAAACATGCCTGGCTCGGCTGTGGGCTCCTAGAGGATCAGACCCATAATCACGATGCACAGCAGTGGGTACTTTCCCTCACCTTCTGTTGGAAGAGCTAAGCATTATCCCTTGTTTAGACAAGGCCCCAGGCAGTGACCAAACCCACCCACAGTGCATCCCAGAGCCGAGAAGCTGTAACCGTATCAAAGTAAGAGAACAGGGTCCCTTTGTCAGACTTGTTCTAGGGTCATTCAATATTAACATAGTAGCTAAAAGTGCTGTTTTCTGCTCTGGGCACCAACTTCTGGCCCACCCACACAGCACGGGCTGATTCTCAGAGCGGAGAGTTGTTTGGAATTTGTCAACCGTGGGACACTAACCCACGAATACCCACCGAGCCCCAGAGCATCTTCAAGAGTCTCCTCTCATTGTACACCACTCCAACCCGTTCGTTGCCATGACAGCTTGTTCATGGTAAATATAGAGCCAATTTACCCAGTATTGGTTTACAATGGAACAAACAATAggaccaaaaaacccaaaactcaaTGGGGACACTTCAGGAAACCCTAAAGGAAGTCCTGGGTATCAAGGACATGACCTGAAAACCAGGGTTACAACTCCCAGCTGAACTTCggagttcctggctcccagtccagaGCTGAGAATCTGcttccctccttcaaagggagagATTTGCTGCATGATTGTGTGCACTTCACACACATGGCCCCTTGTCTACAGTGCTGCCCCTCAGACCCCAGGCCTGGCCCGGACACTGCTAGGACCAGTCAGATCACCTGTTTGCAGCCCTCCCCAACAGTAACTGCCAACGCTTGTGTGATGTGCACTATCCCCTCAATTACCTGCCACGTCCCCTTTGAGGCGAAGAGCCTGGGCACGATTGTTGTAGCAAGAGGCTCGCTCTGGAAGGAGCTGAATGGCCTGGCTGAGTTTCTCAAGGGCTGTATTCACATCTCCCGATTCAGCTGCCAAAACACCCTGCAACTCCAGGTCTTTGActtgctccagcagctctgaggtCAAAGTTCCATCTGTGACGTGCATAAAGGAAAGGCCTTGTTTATGTGGTAGACAACCAGCTGGACCAGGTGATTTCCTGCATCAAGACCAGGGCACATTGAGGGGAGAGTCTCACTACCCTCAGGTGTAAGGGCAGGGATGCCCCCTGGACCCAGGGTTAATATGGGGGCTCTGAGTTAGTCTTGACCTCTGTTTTTCTGATCCACCTAGGGCAGTGCTCAGCCATGTCCTGGGTCACTGTGACAGCAGATTCCCAACTGGCATCTTTACTCATGCCAGTAtgcaggctgggcagcagcagactATTTAAATCCAACACACAGTTTAATTTCTGCACCTTCAGATTCACCTGAACTCACTGCCCTATGGAGAGACCTGGAACCTCACTGCAGAGTCCATGGCCCAGCCCCCAGGCAATGTCCCAGCTGCTCTCCTGCAAATTCAAAAAAAACCTCTCGTCTCTGCCAGCTCATGGGACTgtctggcccagggatggggccagTGGGTCCTTTCAGCCCCCTGATCCAGGCTAGGCTCCATGGCTATCTGTGACAATTGTGACTTGTGGAAGGAGACACCTGCCCTGCATCTCTCAAACCAGCTGCACTGGTGCTTACAAAAGGAGGCTCGCCCTGTCTAAAGGAGGCTTCAGTAACTGCCTGCCTGTGGAAAACAGGCTGAACTGCCCAGGCAGGTATTTGCTACCACCCTTCACCTGCGGTAATAGTGTCCGCACTCTGTGGGCCCTCTCATGACACCCAGCTGCACCATTACCCAGCACAGTGACGGGCACAGGGA includes:
- the TMEM25 gene encoding transmembrane protein 25 isoform X2; this translates as MGLPGNLASCHAACSHALLLLHIGVLVQSGTGEPDPKINGQSLLVSTMQEDESRDFTCRVDSWQAAPMLTWYLNGRKQETNGSTVLSTLAEAFEQSSSTFTVTAQRADRELNCSLTDPASGKTSNASVLLNVQFKPEIMKMNAKYQEAKDPGLFMVLFVLVRANPPASITWIDQDGHVMVNTSDFLILDTKSYPWLTNHTVQVQLSSVAKNFSFSAANNVGITNSSILSPGLLDTQVELPVLTIIIGGALTLGTLLCLNTLIIFVVCRKRKEESGLSGPTLLPLSESNNKKLNSMRLPRENMSLPSNLQLNDLTQEAKGSHGDMEIQTEWKDSTLSEPENSLGLGFVRFPMVGYIYKVSSMSSDEIWL
- the TMEM25 gene encoding transmembrane protein 25 isoform X1, whose protein sequence is MGLPGNLASCHAACSHALLLLHIGVLVQSGTGEPDPKINGQSLLVSTMQEDESRDFTCRVDSWQAAPMLTWYLNGRKQETNGSTVLSTLAEAFEQSSSTFTVTAQRADRELNCSLTDPASGKTSNASVLLNVQFKPEIMKMNAKYQEAKDPGLFMVLFVLVRANPPASITWIDQDGHVMVNTSDFLILDTKSYPWLTNHTVQVQLSSVAKNFSFSAANNVGITNSSILSPGLLDTQVELPVLTIIIGGALTLGTLLCLNTLIIFVVCRKRKEESGLSGPTLLPLSESNNKKLNSMRLPRENMSLPSNLQLNDLTQEAKGSHGDMEIQTEWKDSTLSEPENSLGLGNRGFVRFPMVGYIYKVSSMSSDEIWL
- the TTC36 gene encoding tetratricopeptide repeat protein 36; its protein translation is MATAKDRAVLQTIFNPNTPFGNVLELAEEEAVAQVQGEDGTLTSELLEQVKDLELQGVLAAESGDVNTALEKLSQAIQLLPERASCYNNRAQALRLKGDVAGALQDLDTALHLSRGTGPVACQCFMQRGLVNLLQGHEEEARHDFEQAASLGSTFARRQLVLMNPYSALCNRMLLEMMRKLQNPDIQGNS